A region of Chitinophaga horti DNA encodes the following proteins:
- a CDS encoding SUMF1/EgtB/PvdO family nonheme iron enzyme: protein MKINYCKGLLAILLPVLLASCGGSKTPKNAQGQLIGVSPRPKYYPPVPYGMVYVPSGTFHMGPSDEDVNYSFTARNKAISISGFYMDATEITNNEYRQFVGWVTDSIAHVLMGHVKNVDGIDYVDWKQKINWKDKATLDKIDALLYSEEDRLYGRKEIDVHKLKYHAETFNWDKAKLRENANKPRSQFVEKKDVAIYPDTLCWIRDFSYAYNEPMTRMYFWHPAFDNYPVVGVTWHQANAFCEWRSRFWDDYRTSHKLFTEDKFQLPSEAQWEYAARGGREQAPYPWGGYYARNKKGCLLANFKPGRGNYPEDGGFYTVRADAYWPNDYGLYNMAGNVAEWTQDIYYENAYSFTSDMNPYLRMDVPDDAAPKMKRKALRGGSWKDIGFFLQNGTRSYEFQDSAKSYIGFRCTIAFLSRSKNDFSKK, encoded by the coding sequence ATGAAGATTAATTATTGTAAAGGGCTTTTGGCTATACTGCTGCCTGTTCTGCTTGCGAGTTGCGGCGGCAGCAAGACTCCAAAAAACGCACAGGGGCAACTGATCGGTGTGAGCCCCAGGCCCAAGTATTATCCTCCTGTACCTTATGGAATGGTGTATGTGCCGTCCGGAACTTTTCACATGGGCCCCAGCGATGAGGACGTGAACTATTCCTTCACAGCCAGGAACAAAGCCATCTCTATTTCCGGGTTTTACATGGACGCGACCGAGATCACGAACAACGAGTACCGCCAGTTTGTAGGCTGGGTTACGGATTCTATTGCCCACGTACTGATGGGGCATGTAAAGAACGTAGACGGTATCGATTATGTGGACTGGAAGCAGAAGATCAACTGGAAAGACAAAGCTACCCTCGACAAAATTGATGCATTGTTATACTCTGAAGAAGATCGTTTGTACGGTCGTAAGGAGATAGACGTGCATAAATTAAAATATCACGCCGAGACCTTTAACTGGGATAAGGCGAAGCTGCGTGAGAACGCTAACAAGCCGCGTTCGCAGTTCGTGGAAAAGAAAGATGTGGCCATTTACCCGGACACACTTTGCTGGATCAGGGACTTCTCGTATGCGTACAACGAACCGATGACCAGGATGTACTTCTGGCACCCGGCCTTCGATAACTATCCGGTTGTTGGCGTAACCTGGCACCAGGCAAATGCTTTCTGCGAATGGCGCAGCCGCTTCTGGGATGACTATCGTACCTCGCACAAACTGTTTACGGAAGATAAATTCCAGCTGCCTTCTGAAGCGCAGTGGGAGTACGCAGCCCGCGGCGGACGCGAGCAGGCGCCCTATCCCTGGGGTGGTTACTATGCACGCAACAAAAAAGGTTGTTTGCTGGCGAACTTTAAACCAGGTCGTGGTAACTATCCAGAAGACGGCGGTTTCTACACGGTACGTGCCGATGCTTACTGGCCTAACGATTACGGCCTGTACAACATGGCTGGTAACGTAGCCGAGTGGACGCAGGACATTTATTATGAAAACGCCTACTCTTTCACATCGGACATGAACCCGTACCTGCGTATGGACGTTCCGGACGATGCGGCGCCTAAGATGAAACGTAAAGCGCTGAGAGGTGGTTCCTGGAAAGATATCGGCTTCTTCCTGCAGAATGGTACCCGCTCGTACGAATTCCAGGACAGCGCCAAATCTTATATCGGCTTCAGGTGTACGATCGCCTTCCTGAGCCGCTCCAAAAATGACTTTAGTAAGAAATAA
- the gldL gene encoding gliding motility protein GldL: MAMNNSTGKWLNFGVCVAAAVVIMGALFKIQHWKGADVALIVGLSVEAFIFLIYAFIPDNSHPATPVEVTVAGAGPSSTAAMDKMLQEADITPANLKRLSENFQKLGTTVEGMKDVSNVVAATGEYTAKTKEATQALGAVTNAYTSAAAAVASFNSASDSTRTFHEQVQVMTKNLASLNAIYELELQDTNNHLKAMNNFYSNLLTASQAMTNSAEDAKKTQEQISLLAKNLGNLNTIYGNMLTAMQGR; encoded by the coding sequence ATGGCTATGAATAACTCTACTGGAAAATGGCTGAACTTCGGTGTGTGCGTTGCTGCTGCCGTTGTAATTATGGGTGCGCTGTTTAAAATCCAACACTGGAAAGGCGCAGACGTTGCTTTGATCGTTGGTTTGAGCGTGGAAGCGTTTATCTTCCTGATCTACGCGTTCATCCCGGACAACTCTCATCCGGCAACACCTGTTGAAGTAACTGTTGCGGGCGCAGGTCCGTCAAGCACTGCTGCAATGGACAAAATGCTGCAGGAAGCTGACATTACTCCCGCAAACCTCAAACGCCTGAGCGAAAACTTCCAGAAACTGGGAACTACAGTGGAAGGAATGAAAGACGTGAGCAACGTTGTTGCCGCGACTGGCGAGTACACCGCAAAAACCAAAGAAGCTACCCAGGCTCTGGGCGCCGTAACAAATGCTTACACCAGCGCAGCTGCCGCCGTGGCTTCCTTTAACTCTGCGTCTGATTCAACCAGAACGTTCCACGAGCAGGTACAGGTGATGACCAAAAACCTTGCTTCCCTGAACGCGATCTATGAATTAGAACTGCAGGATACTAATAATCACCTGAAAGCAATGAACAACTTCTACAGCAACTTGCTGACTGCTTCTCAGGCGATGACTAACAGTGCAGAAGACGCGAAGAAAACTCAGGAGCAGATTTCTCTGCTGGCGAAAAACCTGGGTAATCTGAATACCATTTATGGTAATATGTTGACTGCAATGCAAGGCAGATAA
- the gldM gene encoding gliding motility protein GldM: protein MALPKEPRQKMINIMYLVLTAMLAMNVSAEILNAFDIVNDSIITSNNSIDAKNTVTYNQFTKQAAEDAAKAGPYKAKAETVKKLSADAVSYIENLKNRIIMESDKLDKLPPNAQLVKRDDLDAATRLMENQKEGPKLESMLKKLRVDMLEQVDPKIRTEMSKNLPLNIQVGHAKTGHDDGTPKSWSVYHFNMVPSIAAITILSKFQNDIKNSEAMIIDELLKEIGANDIRFDAMEAFVSMNSKSFTTGQDLEAKIAIGAYSTTVNPDIIVNGQKLEVVNGIATYKMSGLTSLGEHALTGSISLRKPNGELITRQINESYNVGASATAISADKMNVLYIAVQNPISITAAGVPAENVVATIEGGGGRIERVGAGKFMVSVTNPGKAIIKVASNVGGKVTQLDAKEYRVKMIPDPIAMVGLSKSGNVKTAEFKQQQGVRAVLENFEFEGVKYDVMGYRIGIDAKGKDYVDEVASSAYFPGPAMSAIRSLKPGDRVYIENIKVKGPDGKVRDIPYNLTYNLN, encoded by the coding sequence ATGGCACTACCTAAAGAACCCAGGCAAAAGATGATTAACATCATGTACCTGGTCTTAACGGCGATGCTGGCGATGAACGTATCGGCAGAAATCCTCAACGCATTCGACATAGTAAATGACTCTATCATCACTTCAAATAACTCGATCGACGCTAAAAATACGGTAACCTACAATCAGTTCACCAAGCAGGCTGCTGAAGATGCCGCCAAAGCGGGTCCTTACAAGGCGAAAGCTGAAACGGTGAAAAAATTGTCGGCCGACGCGGTATCGTACATCGAGAACCTGAAGAACAGAATCATCATGGAAAGTGATAAGCTCGACAAGCTTCCCCCCAATGCACAATTGGTTAAAAGGGACGACCTGGACGCTGCTACACGCCTGATGGAAAACCAGAAAGAAGGCCCGAAGCTGGAATCAATGCTGAAAAAGCTTCGCGTAGACATGCTGGAACAAGTAGATCCTAAAATCCGCACCGAAATGAGCAAAAACCTGCCGCTGAACATCCAGGTAGGTCACGCTAAAACCGGTCACGACGACGGAACGCCTAAATCATGGTCTGTGTACCACTTCAACATGGTACCTTCCATTGCAGCGATCACCATCCTGAGCAAGTTTCAGAATGACATCAAGAACTCTGAAGCCATGATCATCGATGAATTGCTGAAAGAAATCGGCGCTAATGATATCCGCTTCGACGCGATGGAAGCTTTCGTTTCCATGAACTCGAAAAGCTTCACCACCGGCCAGGACCTGGAAGCGAAGATCGCTATCGGTGCTTACAGCACAACTGTAAACCCGGACATCATCGTAAACGGTCAGAAACTGGAAGTGGTAAATGGTATCGCTACCTATAAAATGTCTGGTCTGACTTCACTCGGCGAACACGCACTGACTGGTAGCATCTCCCTGAGAAAACCAAATGGAGAGCTGATTACCCGCCAGATCAACGAAAGCTACAATGTAGGTGCTTCTGCAACAGCTATCTCTGCTGATAAAATGAACGTACTCTACATCGCTGTACAAAACCCGATCTCTATCACCGCTGCCGGCGTACCTGCAGAAAACGTGGTAGCAACGATCGAAGGCGGCGGCGGACGTATCGAACGCGTAGGCGCTGGCAAGTTCATGGTGTCTGTTACCAACCCTGGTAAAGCAATCATTAAGGTAGCTTCTAACGTAGGTGGTAAAGTAACACAGCTGGACGCTAAAGAATACCGTGTAAAAATGATTCCCGACCCGATCGCTATGGTTGGTTTGTCTAAGAGCGGCAACGTTAAAACTGCCGAGTTTAAACAGCAACAGGGTGTAAGGGCGGTACTGGAGAACTTCGAGTTCGAAGGTGTTAAATACGATGTAATGGGTTACCGTATCGGTATCGATGCAAAGGGTAAAGATTATGTGGATGAAGTGGCCAGCTCCGCTTACTTCCCTGGTCCTGCCATGAGCGCCATCAGATCACTGAAACCAGGCGACCGCGTATACATCGAAAACATCAAAGTGAAAGGTCCGGACGGTAAGGTGCGCGACATTCCTTACAACCTGACTTACAATTTAAACTAG
- the gldN gene encoding gliding motility protein GldN: protein MRAEMIKNIGLGALLISAVAVTDADAQRRRRSTTETTPPPTEQAPVTNPATGNPVTPPPAGATPAAATPGDVAPAQFNPAVDTPRKSLRIDGVVEKTLNRERTPIQYDYIREDDRFWEKRLWQVIDVREKMNLPFQYNVEDESGTNQLFINILLEAIKNNEVEAFSPIDDRFSTKISWQEIQTKTGGEERTVRSIDPVSGEEKLVTTRDEFNPLTVKQFKVKEVWVFDKEASALKVRILGIAPLMSRFNEDGSFRASVPLFWVYYPDLRPVLAKYDVYNQNNDAATMSWEDLFEMRFFSSYVVKENNTYNREIRHYIKDGVMQLLEGQSIKEKIFNKEQDLWQY from the coding sequence ATGCGAGCAGAAATGATTAAAAATATTGGCCTCGGCGCGCTGCTGATTTCAGCAGTAGCAGTTACAGACGCGGATGCTCAGAGGCGCAGGCGTTCAACAACAGAAACGACCCCTCCACCGACGGAGCAGGCGCCTGTTACCAATCCTGCCACTGGCAACCCGGTAACGCCACCACCAGCTGGTGCAACTCCGGCTGCCGCCACTCCCGGCGACGTAGCTCCGGCGCAATTTAACCCGGCTGTTGATACGCCGCGTAAATCGCTGAGGATCGACGGTGTGGTAGAGAAAACGCTGAACCGCGAGCGCACGCCTATCCAGTACGACTACATCCGCGAGGATGACCGTTTCTGGGAAAAAAGGCTGTGGCAGGTAATCGATGTCCGCGAAAAAATGAATCTTCCTTTCCAATACAACGTGGAAGATGAAAGCGGCACGAACCAGCTGTTCATTAACATTCTGCTCGAAGCCATCAAGAACAACGAAGTAGAAGCCTTCAGCCCGATAGATGATCGTTTCAGTACGAAAATCTCCTGGCAGGAGATCCAGACTAAAACCGGCGGCGAAGAAAGGACGGTACGTAGTATCGACCCGGTATCCGGCGAGGAAAAACTGGTAACTACCCGCGACGAGTTTAACCCGCTTACGGTTAAACAGTTTAAGGTGAAGGAAGTTTGGGTGTTCGACAAAGAAGCTTCCGCACTGAAAGTGCGCATCCTGGGTATCGCGCCCCTGATGTCACGCTTCAATGAAGACGGCTCCTTCCGCGCTTCCGTTCCGCTGTTCTGGGTTTACTACCCGGACCTGCGCCCGGTGCTGGCTAAGTACGACGTGTACAACCAGAACAACGACGCAGCTACCATGAGCTGGGAAGACCTGTTCGAAATGCGTTTCTTCTCCAGCTACGTAGTAAAGGAAAACAACACTTACAACCGCGAGATCCGCCATTACATCAAAGACGGTGTAATGCAGCTCCTGGAAGGTCAGTCTATCAAAGAAAAGATCTTCAACAAGGAGCAGGACCTGTGGCAGTACTAA
- a CDS encoding Crp/Fnr family transcriptional regulator, translating to MQIDQLKAAVQATVQLPPEQWEELAACWEPVSYKRKEVVTAAGEVERYVYFVLEGVQRAFAIEGDREATIVFNYTGSFSGVIDSFLLQQPSRYYLETLTACRCLRMPYAELVRLMDKYPLIERWVRLGTTWALSGVMERHIEMLTSNAEQKFRKLLARSPHVLNLIPHKYLASYLGIDPATFSKLLSTVRL from the coding sequence ATGCAGATCGATCAGCTGAAAGCCGCCGTGCAGGCAACCGTTCAACTTCCTCCCGAACAGTGGGAGGAGCTGGCCGCCTGCTGGGAACCGGTCAGTTATAAAAGAAAAGAAGTGGTTACGGCCGCCGGTGAAGTCGAGCGCTACGTATACTTCGTGCTCGAAGGCGTGCAGCGCGCCTTCGCCATTGAAGGTGACCGGGAGGCCACCATCGTGTTTAACTATACCGGCTCTTTTTCCGGCGTGATCGACTCCTTCCTGTTACAACAACCTTCCCGTTACTACCTCGAAACACTTACCGCCTGCCGCTGTTTACGCATGCCTTATGCGGAACTGGTGCGGTTAATGGATAAATATCCGCTTATCGAACGTTGGGTGCGTTTGGGTACCACCTGGGCCCTTTCCGGCGTAATGGAGCGGCATATAGAAATGCTGACGAGTAACGCTGAGCAAAAGTTTAGAAAGCTGCTGGCCCGCAGTCCGCATGTACTAAACCTCATTCCTCATAAATACCTGGCTTCTTATTTAGGGATTGATCCGGCTACTTTCTCGAAGTTGCTTAGTACGGTGCGTTTGTAA
- a CDS encoding DinB family protein — MRTFDRQQLLQTLEADVRRIESVIREQLCGLPEKVLLQAPAAGKWSISQCLDHLNGYGHYYLPQLEAAINKGLQQKAIAPATFKSSLLGNYFANTMKPQDDGTLKTKMQAPKGHRPEAALDTTAVLTEALRQQQQLITLLDRAAKIDMQKLKVPISIAKWLKLSVGDTFRFLIAHEQRHLLQALRVKSTITGGKAITPAILLAI; from the coding sequence ATGAGAACATTTGATCGCCAGCAGCTCCTGCAAACCCTTGAAGCCGACGTTCGCCGCATCGAGAGCGTTATCAGAGAACAGCTATGTGGCCTCCCCGAAAAAGTTTTGTTACAAGCCCCCGCAGCCGGCAAATGGAGCATTTCACAATGCTTAGATCACCTAAACGGTTACGGACATTATTACCTGCCACAGCTCGAAGCTGCTATCAATAAAGGCTTACAGCAAAAAGCAATTGCACCTGCTACATTTAAAAGCTCGTTATTAGGTAATTACTTTGCTAATACGATGAAGCCACAGGACGACGGCACGTTAAAAACAAAGATGCAGGCACCGAAAGGTCATCGCCCGGAAGCCGCGCTGGATACGACCGCTGTACTCACTGAAGCATTAAGGCAACAGCAGCAACTGATCACGCTGTTGGATCGCGCTGCAAAAATAGATATGCAAAAACTAAAGGTGCCGATCTCGATAGCAAAGTGGCTGAAACTCTCTGTAGGCGATACTTTCCGCTTTCTCATTGCGCACGAGCAACGTCACCTGCTGCAGGCCCTGCGCGTTAAGTCAACGATAACAGGAGGTAAAGCCATTACGCCAGCCATTCTCCTTGCCATATAA
- the uvrC gene encoding excinuclease ABC subunit UvrC, with translation MTAAEFQQISHTIPTNAGIYKYFNTSNELLYVGKAINLRKRVSSYFVKNHDNYKTRKLVENIHHIEFTIVDSEQDAFLLENSLIKQFQPKFNINLKDDKTYPFIVIKHEPFPRVFLTRNIIKDGSEYLGPFTSVGRVRELLEVIRYNIPLRTCNLNLSRQNVEKGKFKVCLEFHLGNCKGPCEGRQEEEDYREGLQQVKEILRGNLSPVLNMFKEQMQEHAMNMEFEKAEIMRKKIESLQEYKSKSTIVNSRIGHVDVFTVISEGNHAYVNYLRVLNGTIADTKTITLEKKLEETDEEVLPYAISYLREAFNSLAREIIVPFEVSYPEENVTVTVPKLGDKKKLLDLSAKNVNYFREELYKKKILHLEGKSDMEKKNVLYKLQADLELQELPVHIECFDNSNFQGSYPVSACVVFKDGVASKKDYRHFNIKTVEGINDFASMSEVVYRRYRRLLDEQQPLPQLIIIDGGKGQLGAALDSIRKLDLIGSMTVVGLAKNEEEIFFPGDSQSIKLPYDSESLKLIRRIRDEVHRFGITFHRQKRSKGTFKNELEGIKGIGQNTATQLLQTFRSVAKIKLLTLQDLVNEIGQAKGKIVYDYFHKPEQGNTSV, from the coding sequence ATGACGGCAGCAGAGTTTCAGCAGATATCGCACACCATCCCCACCAACGCGGGGATCTACAAGTATTTCAATACGAGCAACGAACTGTTGTACGTGGGAAAGGCGATTAACCTGCGTAAACGCGTGAGCTCCTATTTTGTAAAAAATCACGACAACTATAAGACGCGTAAACTGGTAGAAAACATCCACCATATCGAGTTTACGATCGTTGACTCCGAGCAGGATGCGTTTTTGCTCGAGAACTCACTGATCAAACAGTTTCAGCCGAAGTTCAATATTAACCTGAAGGACGATAAAACGTATCCTTTCATCGTGATCAAACACGAACCGTTCCCTCGGGTGTTCCTTACGCGTAATATCATCAAAGACGGCTCCGAGTACCTTGGTCCGTTTACCTCCGTGGGCCGCGTGCGCGAATTGCTGGAGGTGATCCGGTATAATATTCCGTTGCGCACCTGCAACCTGAATCTATCTAGACAAAATGTAGAAAAGGGTAAGTTCAAAGTATGCCTTGAATTTCACCTGGGTAACTGTAAAGGCCCGTGTGAAGGCAGGCAGGAGGAGGAGGATTATCGCGAAGGCCTGCAGCAGGTAAAAGAGATTTTACGCGGCAACCTGTCACCTGTGTTAAACATGTTTAAAGAGCAAATGCAGGAGCATGCGATGAACATGGAATTTGAGAAGGCGGAGATCATGCGTAAGAAGATCGAAAGCCTGCAGGAATATAAGTCCAAGTCGACGATCGTGAACAGCCGCATCGGCCACGTAGATGTATTTACGGTGATCAGCGAAGGCAATCATGCTTACGTTAACTACCTGCGTGTACTGAACGGCACCATTGCCGACACCAAGACCATTACGCTCGAAAAGAAGCTCGAAGAAACAGACGAGGAGGTACTGCCGTACGCGATTTCCTATCTGCGCGAAGCCTTTAATAGTCTCGCCCGTGAGATCATCGTTCCGTTTGAAGTAAGTTACCCGGAAGAAAACGTAACCGTTACCGTCCCTAAACTGGGTGATAAAAAGAAACTGCTGGACCTATCCGCCAAAAATGTAAACTACTTCCGCGAGGAGCTGTATAAAAAGAAGATACTGCACCTGGAAGGCAAGAGCGATATGGAGAAGAAGAATGTACTCTATAAGCTGCAGGCCGACCTTGAATTGCAGGAACTGCCCGTCCACATCGAGTGTTTCGATAACTCCAACTTCCAGGGCTCGTACCCTGTGTCTGCCTGTGTGGTGTTTAAGGACGGCGTAGCCTCCAAGAAAGATTATCGCCACTTCAACATCAAAACCGTTGAGGGCATTAACGACTTTGCTTCGATGAGCGAAGTCGTATACCGCCGCTACCGGCGACTGCTGGACGAGCAGCAACCCTTACCTCAACTGATCATCATTGATGGTGGTAAAGGTCAGCTGGGCGCAGCGCTCGACAGCATCCGCAAGCTCGACCTTATTGGCAGCATGACCGTAGTGGGCCTCGCTAAAAACGAGGAAGAAATCTTCTTTCCCGGCGACAGCCAAAGTATTAAACTGCCCTACGATAGTGAAAGCCTGAAACTGATCCGCCGCATTCGTGACGAGGTGCACCGCTTCGGTATTACCTTCCACCGGCAGAAGCGCAGTAAAGGCACCTTTAAGAACGAATTAGAGGGTATTAAAGGCATTGGACAGAACACTGCAACGCAGCTGCTGCAAACGTTCCGTTCGGTGGCTAAAATCAAATTATTAACGCTGCAGGATTTAGTGAATGAAATCGGCCAGGCGAAAGGTAAGATCGTATATGATTACTTCCATAAGCCGGAGCAAGGCAATACATCTGTGTAA
- the gpmI gene encoding 2,3-bisphosphoglycerate-independent phosphoglycerate mutase has protein sequence MENKKAILIIMDGWGQGKVPAADAIAHAKTPFVSALYQQYPHSTLITCGEDVGLPEGQMGNSEVGHLNLGAGRIVYQELQRINVAVRTGELAANPQLQNAMNYALANGKALHLMGLVSDGGVHSHINHLKALTQIAKEKGLQHVYIHAFTDGRDTDPKGGLGYLEDLEQHLVATTGKIATVTGRYYAMDRDKRWERVKLAYDALVHGTGTYTQNLLTAIKASYAEGVTDEFIKPIIVSENGERPLTTIQPGDAVICFNFRTDRCREITQALTQEAFPEVGMYPVALNYTTMTEYDKSYKGVHVIFDNDNLNMTLGEVLEINNRTQIRIAETEKYPHVSFFFSGGREAEFIGERRLLAPSPKVATYDLKPEMSANELADLIVPELEAKSADFVCLNFANADMVGHTGVWPAVVKAVETVDACVARVVTAALAGDYTVFLTADHGNADFMINEDGTPNTAHSLNLVPLFIISKDFKGPVKSGKLGDIAPTILHFMGLPIPKEMTGNVLV, from the coding sequence ATGGAAAATAAGAAAGCAATCCTGATTATCATGGATGGATGGGGCCAGGGTAAAGTGCCTGCCGCAGATGCCATCGCACACGCAAAAACGCCTTTCGTTAGCGCTTTATACCAGCAATATCCGCACAGCACGCTCATTACATGTGGCGAGGACGTAGGTTTGCCCGAGGGCCAGATGGGTAACTCTGAAGTGGGCCACCTTAACCTCGGTGCGGGCCGCATCGTTTACCAGGAGCTGCAGCGTATTAATGTGGCAGTGCGCACCGGCGAACTGGCCGCGAATCCGCAGCTGCAGAATGCAATGAACTATGCGTTGGCCAACGGTAAAGCCCTTCACCTGATGGGCCTCGTAAGCGACGGTGGCGTACACTCTCACATCAACCACCTGAAAGCACTCACGCAGATCGCGAAAGAAAAAGGTTTGCAACATGTATACATCCACGCGTTTACCGATGGCCGCGATACTGACCCTAAGGGTGGCTTAGGCTACCTGGAAGACCTGGAACAGCACCTGGTAGCCACCACGGGTAAAATTGCGACCGTAACCGGCCGCTACTACGCGATGGACCGTGACAAACGTTGGGAGCGCGTGAAACTGGCGTACGATGCCCTTGTACATGGTACCGGTACTTACACCCAAAACCTGCTCACCGCTATTAAAGCATCTTATGCAGAGGGCGTAACCGACGAGTTTATCAAACCGATCATCGTATCAGAAAATGGCGAACGTCCGCTTACGACCATTCAGCCCGGCGATGCCGTGATTTGCTTTAACTTCCGTACGGATCGTTGCCGCGAAATCACGCAGGCCCTTACCCAGGAAGCGTTTCCGGAAGTGGGCATGTACCCGGTTGCGCTGAACTATACGACCATGACGGAGTACGATAAGTCGTACAAAGGCGTACACGTGATTTTCGATAACGACAATCTCAATATGACGCTCGGCGAAGTGCTGGAAATCAACAACCGCACGCAGATCCGTATAGCCGAAACCGAGAAATACCCGCACGTATCGTTCTTTTTCTCCGGCGGCCGCGAGGCAGAATTCATCGGCGAAAGGCGACTGCTGGCCCCTTCTCCTAAAGTAGCTACTTACGACCTGAAGCCCGAAATGAGCGCCAACGAACTGGCCGACCTCATCGTTCCTGAACTGGAAGCGAAAAGCGCCGACTTTGTGTGCCTCAACTTCGCCAACGCCGACATGGTGGGCCATACAGGCGTTTGGCCGGCAGTAGTGAAAGCGGTAGAAACAGTTGATGCCTGCGTAGCGCGCGTAGTAACCGCCGCACTGGCTGGCGACTATACCGTGTTCCTGACGGCCGACCATGGCAACGCCGACTTCATGATCAATGAAGACGGTACGCCTAACACCGCGCACTCGCTCAACCTGGTGCCGCTGTTCATTATCAGCAAAGACTTTAAAGGTCCCGTAAAAAGCGGCAAACTGGGCGACATTGCCCCGACCATCCTGCATTTCATGGGCCTGCCCATCCCGAAAGAGATGACCGGCAACGTACTGGTATAA
- a CDS encoding DUF4783 domain-containing protein: MKKLFFVLTSLLLAGMFSAFVWLAGPFDDVVGAIKKSDAVGLSRYMDNSIDITMAGKSASYSKAQAEIILKDFFGKNQVKSVEVIHKVESGNGSVMAVANIASSGGNYRTTIYLLKKGNNTVLNELRFENK, encoded by the coding sequence ATGAAAAAGTTATTTTTTGTACTGACCTCCTTGTTACTGGCCGGAATGTTCTCTGCATTCGTGTGGCTGGCAGGGCCTTTCGACGACGTGGTCGGTGCAATCAAGAAGAGTGACGCGGTTGGATTGTCCCGTTACATGGATAATTCGATAGACATTACGATGGCCGGTAAATCTGCGTCTTACAGCAAAGCGCAGGCGGAGATCATCCTGAAAGACTTCTTCGGCAAGAACCAGGTAAAGTCAGTAGAAGTGATCCACAAAGTCGAAAGCGGTAACGGATCTGTAATGGCGGTGGCTAATATTGCCAGCTCAGGTGGTAATTACCGGACTACGATCTACCTTTTGAAAAAGGGCAACAACACCGTACTTAACGAGCTTAGATTCGAGAATAAATAA
- the nadC gene encoding carboxylating nicotinate-nucleotide diphosphorylase: MNEQALSAFIDAALAEDIGSGDHSTLACIPAGEQGKAVLKIKEDGVLAGMEVAAAIFSRLDPQSVFTPFKQDGDDMKAGDNAFEVSATVHALLSGERLALNCMQRMSGIATLTRTYTNKLKGYHTRILDTRKTTPNFRMLEKEAVRIGGGVNHRMGLYDMVMLKDNHIDFAGGITAAVNRTIAYLSKNSLPLQIEVETRTLADVEEVLKVGNVHRIMLDNYPPSLITEALALIKGRFETEASGGITLTNLEEYAKTGVDFISVGAIIHHAVSLDLSLKAVTP, from the coding sequence ATGAATGAGCAAGCACTCAGCGCTTTTATAGACGCTGCACTGGCAGAAGATATTGGCAGTGGCGACCATAGTACACTGGCCTGCATCCCGGCGGGAGAGCAGGGAAAGGCGGTTTTGAAGATCAAGGAAGATGGTGTACTGGCAGGCATGGAAGTGGCCGCAGCTATATTTAGCCGCTTAGACCCTCAAAGTGTATTTACTCCGTTTAAGCAGGATGGCGACGACATGAAAGCTGGTGATAACGCCTTTGAGGTGAGCGCTACCGTACATGCGCTGCTGTCGGGCGAGCGGCTCGCACTTAACTGCATGCAGCGAATGAGCGGCATTGCTACGCTTACCCGCACCTATACCAACAAGCTAAAAGGCTATCACACCCGTATACTCGACACGCGCAAAACCACGCCCAACTTCCGTATGCTGGAAAAAGAGGCGGTGCGCATCGGCGGTGGCGTTAACCACCGTATGGGGCTATACGATATGGTGATGCTAAAAGATAATCACATCGACTTCGCAGGCGGTATAACCGCGGCGGTGAACCGTACGATAGCGTACTTAAGCAAGAACAGCCTGCCGTTGCAAATCGAGGTGGAGACCCGCACGCTGGCCGATGTGGAAGAGGTGCTTAAGGTAGGTAACGTACATCGGATTATGCTCGACAACTATCCGCCATCGCTTATTACAGAAGCCTTGGCGCTTATAAAGGGCCGCTTCGAAACGGAAGCCTCCGGCGGTATAACATTGACTAACCTGGAAGAATATGCCAAAACCGGGGTAGACTTTATCTCCGTCGGCGCCATTATTCATCATGCCGTTAGCCTCGACCTGAGCCTGAAAGCAGTAACGCCCTAA